The Candidatus Accumulibacter similis genome has a segment encoding these proteins:
- a CDS encoding DUF2092 domain-containing protein — MALAPPLARAQAAAPPPSTSSTAVDPAAIQALKDMGAYLQGLSRFRVSTELTGERVLADGQKLQHTASAVIDVARPNRLRARMSSARSVRELFYDGRQATLYSPAQKYYSTVEFSGSLAELVDRLEQRYGVEVPLADLFLWGTAAAPADGIESAMNAGQDFIGGDLCDHFALRQGKLDWQIWIEAGGKPLPRKLVITNRADEARPQSVSLIEWQLKPGFPDSIFTFVPSKGSKSVELRALDRN; from the coding sequence ATTGCCCTGGCGCCACCGCTTGCTCGCGCGCAGGCCGCCGCGCCGCCACCCTCGACGAGTTCCACGGCAGTCGATCCGGCTGCGATCCAGGCGCTCAAGGACATGGGCGCCTACCTACAGGGGCTGAGCCGCTTCCGCGTCAGCACCGAACTCACGGGCGAACGCGTCCTCGCCGACGGCCAGAAGCTGCAGCACACGGCATCGGCGGTCATCGACGTCGCACGCCCGAACAGGTTGCGCGCCCGCATGTCGAGCGCGCGCAGTGTGCGTGAGCTCTTCTACGATGGCCGGCAAGCGACCCTCTATTCCCCGGCGCAAAAGTATTACTCGACGGTCGAATTCAGCGGTTCGTTGGCCGAACTGGTCGACCGGCTCGAGCAGCGTTATGGCGTCGAGGTGCCGCTTGCCGACCTGTTCCTTTGGGGCACCGCAGCAGCGCCGGCCGATGGCATCGAGTCGGCGATGAACGCCGGGCAGGATTTCATCGGCGGCGACCTTTGCGACCACTTCGCCTTACGCCAGGGGAAGCTGGACTGGCAGATCTGGATCGAGGCCGGCGGGAAGCCGTTGCCGCGCAAGCTCGTCATCACGAACCGCGCCGACGAGGCTCGTCCGCAGTCGGTTTCGCTGATCGAGTGGCAGCTCAAGCCCGGCTTTCCGGACTCGATCTTCACATTCGTTCCGTCCAAGGGCAGCAAGTCGGTCGAGCTGCGCGCGCTCGACAGGAACTAA
- a CDS encoding MBL fold metallo-hydrolase has protein sequence MRLIATAVATLGVTATTFAATPSKPATPFTRQANQQVLQELPFSDRQDFEDAQRGLIAREDVVAIKDAKGNVVWDLEQYKKYIGLDKASPDTVNPSLWRNAQLSLLNGLFKVTDRIYQVRGYDLSNITFVQGDTGWIVFDPLISPETARAGLDLINRQLGTRPVVAVVYSHSHVDHYGGVRGIVDAAEVAAGKVQILAPEHFTEHAVSENVIAGNAMARRAVYMYGALLPRNALGGVNGGLGMTTSTGLAGLILPTREIRKTGEEVTIDGVRMVFQMTPGTEAPAEMNTWFPQFKALWMAENATNTMHNILTLRGAQVRDALKWAGYLNETIETWGSDVEVKFQSHHWPRWGNANVVDYFKKQRDLYKYTHDQSVRLMNHGYTGEEISEMIKLPAELDNFWPNRGYYGTLRHNSRAVYQRYMGWYNGNPSNLNNLPPELVGPKYVEFMGGEAALLRKARASFDKGEYRWVAEVLKHAVFANPKNAEARELLADTLEQLGYQAESGPWRSVYLQGAYELRNGVPTAGGTQTATPDTIRAMSPAMLFDYLAVRLNAGKAAGKKYAINIDFPDLKQAYTLSVENAVLNHTRKQWPQADVSLSMDKATLNAIQLKETSLEKAVADGKLKITGNAAVFEDFMASLDSFDFWFNVVTP, from the coding sequence ATGCGCCTCATCGCCACCGCTGTCGCCACTCTCGGCGTCACCGCTACGACCTTCGCCGCGACGCCGTCCAAGCCGGCAACGCCGTTCACCAGGCAGGCCAACCAGCAGGTGTTGCAGGAACTGCCGTTCTCCGACAGGCAGGACTTCGAGGATGCCCAGCGCGGCCTGATCGCCAGGGAGGACGTGGTGGCGATCAAGGACGCCAAGGGCAACGTCGTGTGGGATCTCGAGCAGTACAAGAAATACATCGGTCTCGACAAGGCGTCGCCCGACACGGTCAACCCCAGTCTCTGGCGCAATGCGCAGCTGAGCCTGCTCAACGGCCTGTTCAAGGTCACAGACCGCATCTACCAAGTGCGCGGCTACGACCTCTCCAACATCACCTTCGTGCAGGGTGACACCGGCTGGATCGTGTTCGATCCGCTGATCTCCCCCGAGACAGCGCGCGCCGGCCTCGACCTCATCAACAGGCAGCTCGGGACGCGGCCGGTGGTCGCCGTCGTCTACAGTCACTCGCACGTCGACCATTACGGGGGCGTGCGTGGCATCGTCGATGCCGCAGAGGTGGCTGCCGGCAAGGTGCAGATCCTGGCGCCGGAACACTTCACCGAGCATGCGGTTTCCGAGAACGTGATCGCCGGCAACGCGATGGCGCGCCGGGCGGTGTACATGTACGGCGCGCTCCTGCCGCGCAACGCCCTGGGCGGCGTCAATGGCGGCCTCGGCATGACCACCTCGACCGGTCTCGCCGGTCTCATCCTGCCGACGCGCGAGATCAGGAAGACCGGCGAGGAAGTGACCATCGACGGCGTCAGGATGGTGTTCCAGATGACCCCGGGCACCGAGGCGCCGGCCGAGATGAATACCTGGTTCCCGCAGTTCAAGGCGCTGTGGATGGCCGAGAACGCCACCAACACGATGCACAACATCCTGACCCTGCGCGGCGCCCAGGTGCGCGACGCACTGAAGTGGGCAGGCTACCTGAACGAAACGATCGAAACCTGGGGCAGCGATGTCGAGGTGAAGTTCCAGTCGCACCACTGGCCGCGCTGGGGCAACGCCAACGTCGTCGACTACTTCAAGAAGCAGCGCGATCTCTACAAGTACACGCACGATCAGTCTGTGCGCCTGATGAACCACGGTTACACCGGCGAGGAAATCTCGGAAATGATCAAGCTGCCGGCCGAGCTCGACAATTTCTGGCCGAACCGCGGCTATTACGGCACGCTGCGCCACAACAGCCGCGCCGTCTATCAGCGCTACATGGGCTGGTACAACGGCAACCCGTCGAACCTGAACAACCTGCCGCCCGAATTGGTAGGCCCGAAATACGTCGAGTTCATGGGCGGTGAGGCCGCACTGCTCAGGAAAGCGCGCGCCTCGTTCGACAAGGGCGAATACCGCTGGGTCGCGGAGGTCCTTAAGCATGCCGTCTTCGCCAATCCGAAGAATGCCGAAGCCAGGGAACTGCTCGCCGACACCCTCGAGCAACTCGGCTACCAGGCCGAATCGGGCCCGTGGCGCTCGGTCTACCTGCAGGGCGCCTACGAGTTGCGCAACGGCGTGCCTACGGCCGGCGGCACGCAGACGGCGACACCCGACACCATCCGTGCGATGTCGCCGGCAATGCTCTTCGACTATCTGGCGGTGCGCCTGAACGCCGGCAAGGCGGCCGGCAAGAAGTACGCGATCAACATCGACTTCCCCGATCTCAAGCAGGCCTACACGCTGTCGGTCGAGAACGCCGTGCTCAATCACACGCGCAAGCAGTGGCCGCAGGCCGACGTCTCGCTGAGCATGGACAAAGCGACGCTGAACGCCATCCAGCTCAAGGAAACGTCGCTCGAGAAAGCGGTCGCCGACGGCAAGCTGAAGATCACCGGCAACGCCGCCGTCTTCGAGGACTTCATGGCCTCGCTCGACAGCTTCGACTTCTGGTTCAACGTCGTCACGCCTTGA
- a CDS encoding LysR family transcriptional regulator — protein sequence MDIEIRLIRHVLALAGQRNFARAAEQLHLSQPALSRSIARLEEALGVALFDRTPEGAIPTAYGRVVIERGQDILRRGQELQHELDLMQGLETGAVSIVAGPFPHAISAGTAVSRFLAVHGGLRVHLAQQSPRGAVAPVLDGSVDLGIADLREWGDDPRLQVEPLPPHVGLWVARADHPLAGRRDLTLADVLAYRLICAVLPRQFAEHFGDCPAAGQADPEEGVFYPAVTLDTLSFGPMIAAASDAIMLTTVGIAAVGLERGELAILGLHLPWQQTAYGFLTRRNRTPSPATLAYMACVRAVEAEAMAEERRLLAHHLGPGFVSASR from the coding sequence ATGGACATCGAGATCCGCCTGATCCGGCACGTGCTGGCGCTCGCCGGGCAGCGCAATTTCGCGCGCGCCGCCGAGCAATTGCACCTGTCACAACCGGCCCTGTCGCGCAGCATTGCCCGGCTCGAAGAAGCGCTCGGTGTCGCGCTGTTCGACCGTACGCCCGAGGGGGCGATCCCGACCGCTTACGGTCGCGTCGTCATCGAGCGCGGGCAGGACATCCTGCGCCGCGGGCAGGAACTGCAGCACGAACTGGATCTGATGCAGGGTCTCGAGACCGGTGCGGTGTCGATCGTCGCCGGCCCGTTCCCGCACGCCATCTCGGCCGGCACTGCCGTGTCGCGTTTCCTCGCCGTGCATGGCGGGCTGCGAGTCCATCTGGCGCAACAGAGCCCGCGCGGTGCGGTCGCGCCGGTACTCGACGGCTCGGTCGACCTCGGCATCGCCGACCTTCGCGAATGGGGCGACGATCCCCGCCTGCAGGTCGAGCCGCTGCCGCCCCACGTCGGCCTCTGGGTGGCACGCGCCGACCACCCGCTGGCCGGGCGGCGCGATCTCACCCTTGCCGACGTGCTCGCCTACCGCCTGATCTGCGCCGTGCTGCCGCGCCAATTCGCCGAGCATTTCGGCGACTGTCCGGCAGCGGGGCAGGCCGATCCGGAGGAAGGGGTCTTCTACCCGGCGGTCACGCTCGACACGCTGAGCTTCGGACCGATGATCGCCGCTGCGTCCGACGCGATCATGCTGACCACCGTCGGCATCGCCGCGGTTGGGCTCGAACGGGGCGAACTGGCGATCCTCGGCCTGCACCTGCCGTGGCAGCAGACTGCCTACGGCTTCCTGACCCGGCGCAACCGCACGCCGTCGCCGGCGACGCTCGCGTACATGGCCTGTGTGCGCGCCGTCGAAGCGGAAGCGATGGCGGAGGAGCGCCGCCTTCTCGCCCACCACCTCGGTCCCGGTTTCGTGTCGGCCAGCCGGTGA